A window of the Microvirga terrae genome harbors these coding sequences:
- a CDS encoding DUF421 domain-containing protein, which produces MINWQEMFIPVHSIPEIILRGTMTYIMLFLILRFLLKRQTGVIGVADLLVIVLIADAAQNAMANEYKSITEGGLLVLTIVFWNYAIDWLGFHFPAFQRFTRPSPLLLIENGKMLPKNMRQEMITTEELTSQLREQGVEHCSDVKKAYIEGDGTISVIRKDKGETGGNDGSLKGIT; this is translated from the coding sequence ATGATCAACTGGCAGGAGATGTTCATCCCGGTTCACTCGATCCCCGAGATCATCCTGCGCGGGACGATGACCTACATCATGCTGTTCCTGATCCTGCGGTTCCTGCTCAAGCGGCAGACCGGCGTGATCGGGGTCGCGGATCTTCTCGTGATCGTCCTCATCGCCGACGCGGCGCAGAACGCCATGGCGAACGAATACAAGTCGATCACCGAGGGCGGCCTTCTCGTCCTCACCATCGTGTTCTGGAACTACGCGATCGACTGGCTCGGCTTCCACTTCCCGGCCTTCCAGCGTTTCACGCGGCCGTCGCCGCTCCTGCTGATCGAGAACGGCAAGATGCTGCCGAAAAACATGCGGCAGGAGATGATCACCACGGAGGAGCTCACCAGCCAGCTGCGGGAGCAGGGCGTTGAGCACTGCTCCGACGTGAAGAAGGCCTATATCGAGGGCGACGGGACGATCAGCGTCATCCGGAAGGACAAGGGCGAGACCGGCGGCAATGACGGGTCGCTGAAGGGGATCACCTGA